The following are from one region of the Thiocapsa rosea genome:
- a CDS encoding PH domain-containing protein → MSEIHYDAHPSMLRIRPFSTPLMIVLLLAGILFAVMGPALIPVPLPEPLDERIVKISGLVVAGLALLQLCIWWLATRSDHLVIRDDELVWTHGLLSKSYTEIKLSSVRTVRLHQSLLQRILNAGDIKIYTSGDDPELIVRGLPNPSLLRELIKRN, encoded by the coding sequence ATGTCCGAGATTCATTACGACGCTCATCCCTCGATGTTGCGAATTCGTCCTTTTTCGACCCCATTGATGATCGTCCTGTTGCTGGCGGGGATCCTGTTCGCCGTGATGGGTCCGGCATTGATCCCGGTTCCACTGCCCGAGCCGCTCGATGAGCGGATCGTCAAGATCTCGGGCCTGGTCGTCGCCGGACTCGCCTTGCTGCAGCTGTGCATCTGGTGGTTGGCCACCCGCTCCGACCATCTCGTCATCCGCGACGACGAGCTGGTTTGGACCCATGGTCTTCTCAGCAAGAGCTACACCGAGATCAAGCTGTCTTCGGTGCGTACGGTGCGACTCCATCAAAGCCTCCTGCAACGCATCCTGAATGCCGGCGACATCAAGATCTACACCTCCGGGGACGATCCGGAACTCATCGTCCGCGGCCTGCCGAACCCGAGTCTTCTGCGCGAGCTCATCAAGCGCAACTGA
- a CDS encoding RDD family protein → MDLDISLAKTPSLLRRIGALLYDSVLLLGVLMFAVMLVVIPYTSLTGASPNEHPIHLALMQIYLAIVICAFYVYFWTHGGQTLGMRAWRFRVIRDDGENLNKGDALKRFGWAVLSLLPAGLGLWWSLIDRDGLAWHDRQSQTRLVILLPSGKKP, encoded by the coding sequence ATGGACCTCGACATCAGCCTTGCCAAGACCCCTTCCCTGCTGCGCCGTATCGGGGCACTGCTCTATGACAGCGTGCTGTTGCTCGGCGTTCTGATGTTCGCCGTCATGCTGGTCGTGATCCCCTACACGAGCCTCACGGGTGCCTCGCCGAACGAGCATCCGATCCATCTGGCCCTCATGCAGATCTATTTGGCGATCGTGATCTGCGCGTTCTACGTCTACTTCTGGACCCATGGCGGCCAGACCCTCGGCATGCGTGCCTGGCGGTTTCGCGTCATCCGCGACGACGGCGAGAACCTGAACAAGGGCGATGCGCTCAAGCGCTTCGGATGGGCCGTGTTGAGCCTCTTGCCGGCCGGACTCGGCCTCTGGTGGAGCCTGATCGACCGTGACGGTCTGGCCTGGCACGACCGCCAATCGCAGACTCGGCTGGTGATTCTGCTGCCATCCGGGAAGAAACCCTGA
- a CDS encoding GGDEF domain-containing protein, which yields MKKKDVALPDPIELRGFNRTLAEIEWLLLVLVLVYLVLPDEPVEQTLGIAAAIAVFAVFILGFRYLNLFTLPARWKLTIETWAMLAFTAFVVWHTGKVDSPLISLFLLVIVFSALTLGKLITLLEVALIASFYLFAAYTAAGTELFAYSTFSRLMLLFAPVALVAYVTSLIASDMSFSRTFVQRLSETDELTGLPNMRAFSVALARHKQAAVLRDRPFGVMMVDADNLKEVNDRYGHSVGNQVIRAVAEGIRRSIRSADLVARYGGDEFILLLPDTTEQAAHEAGERIRMMVASTLIDTGKDAVTTTVSIGYATYPSMATEVDDLMVRADEALYASKRAGRNRIFAFSEIAEMARAPHDDPDTRREPFG from the coding sequence ATGAAGAAGAAGGATGTCGCCTTGCCTGACCCCATCGAGCTGCGGGGATTCAATCGAACCCTGGCGGAGATCGAGTGGCTCTTGTTGGTGCTCGTGCTGGTCTATCTGGTGCTGCCGGACGAACCCGTCGAGCAAACCTTGGGCATCGCCGCCGCGATCGCGGTCTTCGCCGTCTTCATCCTGGGCTTTCGTTACCTGAACCTGTTCACACTACCGGCACGCTGGAAGCTCACGATCGAAACCTGGGCCATGTTGGCCTTCACGGCCTTCGTGGTTTGGCACACGGGCAAGGTCGACAGCCCGCTGATCAGCCTCTTCCTGCTGGTCATCGTCTTCAGCGCCCTCACGCTCGGCAAGCTGATTACACTCCTCGAGGTGGCCCTCATCGCCAGCTTCTATCTCTTCGCCGCTTACACGGCCGCGGGAACCGAGCTCTTCGCCTATTCGACCTTCAGCCGCCTGATGCTGCTGTTTGCGCCCGTCGCCTTGGTCGCCTATGTCACCTCGCTGATCGCCTCGGACATGAGTTTTTCGCGCACCTTCGTGCAGCGCCTCTCGGAGACCGACGAACTCACCGGGCTGCCGAACATGCGCGCCTTCTCGGTCGCCCTCGCGCGCCATAAGCAGGCCGCCGTTCTGCGCGACCGCCCCTTCGGCGTCATGATGGTGGACGCGGATAACCTCAAAGAGGTTAACGACCGCTATGGCCACAGCGTCGGCAACCAGGTCATCCGCGCCGTCGCCGAGGGGATCCGTCGGAGCATCCGCAGCGCGGATCTGGTCGCGCGCTACGGCGGCGACGAGTTCATCCTGCTCCTTCCGGATACCACGGAGCAGGCAGCGCACGAGGCCGGCGAGCGGATACGCATGATGGTCGCCAGCACCCTGATCGACACCGGAAAGGACGCGGTGACCACAACCGTGAGCATCGGCTATGCCACCTATCCGAGCATGGCCACGGAGGTCGACGACCTCATGGTGCGCGCCGACGAGGCGCTCTATGCGAGCAAACGCGCCGGACGCAACCGCATCTTCGCCTTCAGCGAGATCGCCGAGATGGCCCGTGCCCCGCATGACGATCCGGATACCCGTCGAGAGCCTTTCGGCTAA
- a CDS encoding leucyl aminopeptidase, whose product MEFRIKTGEIAQLKTPCILIGIFEGRKLAGPSATLDTATGGRLSELLKKGDMDGRLGGTLMLYDLPGLASERVLVVGCGKHKEFGRDNYRKALIGAVAALQQTHAGAALCTLPELGPDGLDLYAAVRDLVTTAEDKTYRYTLTKKDDKQAPKTPLKRLDVWLSEKADAQSAEQAIRHGSAIAAGMALSKELGNLPGNICTPTYLAEKALELGERYERLETEILEEADMEELKMGALLSVSRGSRQPAKLIVMHYRGGEPDAKPVVLVGKGLTFDTGGISIKPAADMDEMKYDMCGGAGVFGTMLAACELGMPINLVGVVPSSENMPDGDANKPGDIVTSMSGQTIEVLNTDAEGRLILCDALTYSERFDPELVIDLATLTGACVIALGKHASGLFTTDDHLAEEILAAGQAAADRAWRMPLWDDYQQQLDTNFADMANVGGREAGAVTAACFLARYTKAYRWAHLDIAGTSWLSGKEKGATGRPVALLTQFLLRRVSG is encoded by the coding sequence ATGGAATTCAGAATCAAGACCGGCGAGATCGCGCAACTCAAGACGCCCTGTATCCTGATCGGGATCTTCGAGGGGCGCAAGCTCGCCGGACCCTCCGCCACGCTCGATACCGCCACCGGCGGTCGCCTGTCCGAGCTGCTGAAGAAGGGCGACATGGACGGTCGACTCGGCGGCACCCTCATGCTCTACGACCTGCCCGGTCTGGCAAGCGAGCGGGTCCTCGTCGTCGGATGCGGAAAACACAAGGAATTCGGGCGCGACAACTATCGCAAGGCACTCATCGGCGCGGTGGCTGCACTCCAGCAGACCCATGCGGGCGCCGCACTCTGTACCTTGCCCGAACTCGGTCCCGACGGCCTCGACCTCTACGCCGCCGTGCGCGACCTGGTGACGACCGCCGAGGACAAGACCTATCGCTACACCTTGACCAAAAAAGACGACAAACAGGCACCCAAGACGCCGCTGAAGCGGCTCGACGTCTGGCTCTCCGAGAAGGCCGACGCGCAAAGCGCCGAGCAGGCGATCCGACACGGCAGCGCCATCGCAGCCGGCATGGCACTCTCCAAAGAACTGGGCAATCTGCCCGGCAACATCTGCACCCCGACCTATCTCGCCGAGAAGGCCCTGGAGCTCGGCGAGCGCTACGAGCGTTTGGAGACCGAGATCCTCGAAGAGGCCGACATGGAGGAACTCAAGATGGGCGCCCTCCTCTCGGTCTCGCGCGGGAGCCGCCAGCCGGCCAAGCTGATCGTCATGCACTACCGCGGCGGCGAGCCCGACGCCAAGCCGGTCGTCCTGGTCGGCAAGGGCCTGACCTTCGACACCGGCGGCATCTCCATCAAGCCCGCTGCCGACATGGACGAGATGAAGTACGACATGTGCGGAGGCGCGGGTGTCTTCGGGACCATGCTCGCCGCCTGTGAGCTGGGCATGCCGATCAACCTCGTCGGCGTCGTTCCATCCTCCGAGAACATGCCCGACGGCGACGCCAACAAACCCGGCGACATCGTGACCAGCATGTCCGGACAGACCATCGAGGTCCTCAACACGGATGCGGAGGGCCGACTCATCCTCTGCGACGCGCTCACCTACAGCGAGCGCTTCGACCCTGAGCTGGTGATCGATCTGGCCACGCTGACCGGCGCCTGCGTGATCGCACTCGGCAAACATGCCTCCGGCCTCTTTACCACGGATGATCATCTCGCCGAGGAGATCCTCGCGGCCGGCCAAGCCGCCGCCGATCGCGCCTGGCGCATGCCCTTGTGGGACGACTACCAGCAGCAGCTCGACACCAACTTCGCCGACATGGCCAACGTCGGCGGCCGCGAGGCCGGCGCCGTCACCGCTGCCTGCTTCCTCGCGCGCTACACCAAGGCCTATCGCTGGGCGCATCTGGATATCGCCGGAACCTCCTGGCTGAGCGGCAAGGAGAAGGGCGCAACCGGACGGCCGGTTGCCTTGCTCACACAGTTCCTGCTCCGGCGCGTTAGTGGTTAG
- the lptG gene encoding LPS export ABC transporter permease LptG, which translates to MIILERYLARAVIGGTLLTLGILLPLLGFFILADEIDAVGVDGYGLADALVFMALSLPRYAYQVFPIATLIGALIGLGALASRSELVAMRAAGFSVARIIRAGLLGGVLLAALAVFVGEVIAPVAEQRGLELRRQALSGDVTQQTAYGFWAIDDRAYVNIREIASPTRLRDIFIYQFDADAGSLVATHAAGARYSEAGWVLEDIARSRVSAAGVEVECMERAEWSSMLDPGLLKVVVVDPKVLPVWGLYKYIRFMTINKQDAGPYEVVFWGKVLHPVLTLSMIFVAIPIILGSARTTGLGPRIFVGVLVGILYYLVSRTFAFVALLFGLNPLVAAIMPPLLFIAGALFLLRRVG; encoded by the coding sequence GTGATCATCCTCGAACGCTATCTTGCGCGTGCCGTCATCGGCGGGACCCTGCTCACGCTCGGGATCCTGCTGCCGCTGCTCGGTTTTTTCATCCTCGCCGACGAGATCGACGCGGTCGGGGTCGATGGTTACGGCCTTGCGGATGCGCTGGTGTTCATGGCGTTGAGCCTGCCGCGCTATGCCTATCAGGTCTTTCCCATCGCGACCCTGATCGGCGCCTTGATCGGCCTCGGGGCCTTGGCGAGTCGCTCGGAGCTGGTGGCGATGCGGGCCGCCGGCTTCTCGGTGGCACGGATCATTCGGGCCGGCCTGCTCGGCGGTGTGCTGTTGGCGGCGCTCGCGGTGTTCGTCGGGGAGGTGATCGCGCCGGTTGCGGAGCAGCGCGGCCTCGAGCTGCGCCGACAAGCGCTCTCGGGCGACGTCACCCAGCAGACCGCCTATGGTTTTTGGGCTATCGACGATCGCGCCTATGTCAACATCCGCGAGATCGCCTCGCCGACGCGCCTGCGCGACATCTTCATCTATCAGTTTGACGCGGATGCGGGCTCCCTGGTCGCGACCCACGCCGCGGGTGCGCGCTACAGCGAGGCCGGTTGGGTGCTGGAAGACATCGCGCGCAGCCGGGTGAGTGCGGCGGGGGTCGAGGTGGAGTGCATGGAGCGGGCGGAATGGAGCTCGATGCTGGATCCTGGGCTGCTCAAGGTCGTGGTCGTGGATCCGAAGGTGCTCCCGGTTTGGGGACTCTACAAATACATCCGCTTCATGACGATCAACAAGCAGGATGCCGGACCCTACGAGGTGGTCTTCTGGGGCAAGGTGTTGCACCCGGTCCTGACGCTTTCGATGATCTTCGTGGCGATTCCGATCATCCTCGGATCGGCGCGCACCACCGGGCTTGGTCCGCGCATCTTCGTCGGTGTCCTGGTCGGTATCCTCTATTATCTGGTCAGCCGCACCTTTGCGTTCGTCGCGCTGCTGTTCGGGTTGAACCCGCTGGTCGCGGCGATCATGCCGCCGCTGTTGTTCATCGCCGGGGCCTTGTTCTTGCTGCGCAGGGTAGGCTAG
- a CDS encoding AlbA family DNA-binding domain-containing protein: MTPFSLLRTSSGPVRSRLLRDLVLLVLLTVGLLVAINILLINLIKEDLAESRIEAATALVRDEVRGLLVPVEQQLLIIRDGLVAAGLTPADEGALNQRLTPILAHMGQIAAAIDASAEGAEYFLRRDGDGWMSRLQEAGTGQPVRVTRWDAELRPLETRDEASEHDPRTRPWFSAAADRPGTLLWTRPYVFESTQVPGLTASLGWMQSGQLRVTALDVTIQTIVESIERHAVAAEGRGFLFSGAGGVYVPEDDARTPDPERASGFFSAHLTPGGPLAFDAVSAWNLAGRPSQGLIRFNSSGVQWWGGFRPLTEDLSGGWSGVVLPVSETLAILQSRWHIVALTVLGILMASLAMTTLVVRKYHRQLRDMPKLSIDRRRAEDDLRELVASGESTHLEFKSTMRMNLHSKVTGREIEMAWLKAVAAFLNSEGGILLLGVSDSGAVLGLEADKFENEDKCRLHFKNLLNHHIGAEYARFVRFDLYDLDDLRVGAVECERADTPAFLHDDKNRELFIIRNGPSNIELPISRALKYIRGRF, translated from the coding sequence ATGACACCCTTCTCCTTGTTGCGGACCTCCTCGGGTCCAGTCCGCTCGCGGCTGCTTCGCGACCTCGTGTTGCTGGTGCTCCTGACCGTCGGTCTCTTGGTGGCCATCAATATCCTCTTGATCAACCTTATCAAGGAGGATCTGGCCGAAAGCCGCATCGAGGCCGCAACCGCACTGGTTCGCGACGAGGTTCGTGGTCTCCTGGTGCCGGTCGAGCAGCAGCTCCTGATCATTCGCGACGGTCTTGTCGCCGCCGGCCTGACCCCGGCCGACGAGGGCGCCTTGAATCAACGCTTGACCCCGATCCTCGCGCACATGGGCCAGATCGCAGCCGCGATCGATGCCTCGGCCGAAGGGGCCGAGTATTTTCTGCGCCGCGACGGCGACGGTTGGATGAGCCGACTGCAGGAAGCCGGGACGGGACAGCCGGTGCGCGTCACCCGCTGGGACGCCGAGCTGCGTCCGCTGGAGACGCGCGACGAGGCAAGCGAGCACGACCCGCGCACACGCCCCTGGTTCAGCGCGGCGGCCGACCGACCCGGCACCCTGCTCTGGACCCGACCCTATGTCTTCGAGTCGACCCAAGTCCCCGGACTCACGGCATCTTTGGGTTGGATGCAGTCGGGACAGCTGCGGGTGACCGCCTTGGACGTCACCATCCAGACCATCGTCGAGAGCATCGAGCGACATGCCGTCGCCGCCGAAGGACGCGGTTTTCTCTTCAGCGGTGCGGGCGGCGTCTATGTTCCCGAGGACGACGCACGAACGCCGGATCCGGAACGGGCCAGCGGCTTCTTCTCGGCCCATCTCACACCCGGCGGCCCCTTGGCGTTCGACGCGGTGTCGGCCTGGAACCTGGCGGGCCGACCGTCACAGGGTTTGATCCGTTTCAACAGCTCGGGGGTTCAGTGGTGGGGCGGCTTCAGACCACTGACCGAGGACCTCTCGGGCGGCTGGTCCGGCGTTGTCCTTCCTGTCTCCGAGACCCTCGCGATCCTCCAGAGCCGGTGGCATATCGTCGCCCTCACCGTGCTCGGCATCCTGATGGCCAGCCTGGCCATGACGACGCTCGTGGTGCGCAAGTACCATCGCCAACTGCGCGACATGCCCAAGCTCAGCATCGACCGGCGTCGCGCCGAGGATGATCTGCGCGAGCTGGTCGCCTCGGGCGAAAGCACGCATCTGGAGTTCAAATCCACCATGCGCATGAACCTGCACAGCAAGGTCACGGGTCGGGAGATCGAGATGGCTTGGCTGAAGGCCGTCGCGGCCTTCCTGAATTCGGAAGGCGGGATTCTGTTGCTCGGGGTATCGGACAGCGGAGCTGTACTGGGCTTGGAGGCCGACAAGTTCGAGAACGAGGACAAGTGCAGACTGCACTTCAAAAACCTGCTGAACCACCATATCGGGGCCGAGTATGCGCGGTTCGTGCGCTTCGATCTCTATGATTTGGACGATCTGCGCGTGGGAGCGGTCGAGTGCGAGCGTGCGGACACGCCGGCCTTTCTGCACGATGACAAGAATCGAGAGTTGTTCATCATCCGCAACGGTCCGTCGAACATCGAGCTGCCGATCAGCCGTGCGCTCAAATACATACGAGGTCGGTTCTAG